In Ensifer canadensis, a genomic segment contains:
- a CDS encoding DUF1328 domain-containing protein produces the protein MLYYALVFLVVAIIAGVLGFGGIAGASAGIAQILFFLFLAFLVISLVVGLMRRT, from the coding sequence ATGCTTTACTACGCTCTCGTCTTTCTGGTAGTAGCAATTATCGCAGGTGTACTTGGTTTTGGCGGTATTGCCGGTGCTTCCGCAGGTATTGCACAGATCCTGTTCTTCCTATTCCTCGCCTTCCTGGTGATCTCGCTGGTCGTGGGGCTCATGCGCAGAACCTGA
- a CDS encoding TIGR00645 family protein: protein MKSLELLVERIILSSRWLLVIFYLGLVAALALYGISFMYKFLKIAGMVFVYDDAQMILSMLGLIDAALVASLIVMVMISGYENFVSRFDEADAEVSFLGKLDAGSLKIKVASSIVAISSIHLLQIFLNTQQYTSQQLMWATIMHLAFVVSAVLLGYLEQIMNGLKRK from the coding sequence ATGAAATCGCTGGAGCTCCTCGTAGAGCGGATCATTCTGTCCAGTCGCTGGCTGCTGGTCATTTTCTATCTCGGGCTTGTTGCAGCGTTGGCGCTCTACGGCATTTCGTTCATGTACAAGTTCCTGAAGATCGCCGGCATGGTCTTCGTCTACGACGATGCCCAGATGATCCTGTCGATGCTCGGCCTGATCGATGCCGCCCTAGTGGCGAGCCTGATCGTCATGGTGATGATCTCAGGATACGAGAACTTCGTCAGCCGCTTCGACGAGGCTGATGCCGAGGTCTCCTTCCTCGGCAAGCTCGACGCCGGCAGCCTGAAGATCAAGGTCGCATCGTCGATCGTCGCGATCTCGTCCATCCATCTTCTGCAGATCTTCCTCAACACGCAGCAATATACCAGCCAGCAACTGATGTGGGCGACGATCATGCATCTCGCTTTCGTGGTTTCGGCGGTTCTGCTCGGTTATCTCGAGCAGATCATGAATGGGCTGAAGAGGAAGTAG